Within the Oncorhynchus kisutch isolate 150728-3 linkage group LG13, Okis_V2, whole genome shotgun sequence genome, the region tgCCCATGAGTTTCTAGTACAGAGACcacatggttcaagagaaaatagcccaATTAATGGGGGATGGGGAAGCATCTAATCATCAATGgcattattttcagttaactctgcaactcttcccACTGATTTTCTTCACAACTGCCGCCAGTTAGACTCCAAAACATTGGCAAGAAATACTgtaaatatagaaatatatatttcatgctgaaaccctcatattaaacaccaatggtttatatttagggtaATGTTTTACAACTGTCACTCTATAAAATATTTTACATGTGGTAAGGCCACACAAAGGGCCAGAGGTTATTATGCACCTGTACAAGTCTTAAATACGCAAAAGTGCCACTAGCTGTCTTGATGGAGGATTCTACATAATCTAATCTAACATTCTGGTAGTTCACTGGTAAACTGGAAATACATCCAGTAGTATACCCTTCCTTTACAACCCTAGTCAAGACTGTTGCATGCCTAAAGCCAAAAAAAACTAATAATAAGTGGCCTTATTTGGCATTTCAAATTGTGAAATAATAATGAACTTTATCCTAATTGtgtgaaaaataacaaaaatgcACCATTTCCTTTATATTGTTCAGCTCACCAATGTTTGTTTGTTACCCTTTACTCAGCATCTATTTTTAATGCAGCATCTGCAGCCCTTAAATAATTGTTTTGTTAATGTCTTGTTTGTTGAATTGTGAACACTTGTCCTGGTTCAATAAATCCTGACATTAGTGAAATTGTCAGTTCTTTACAAAACAAAAAGTATACGATTTAACAGAAAACAATAACATTTACACTGTGGGTACAACCCAAAAGACTGTAAAGAGAGATGTGTGGACAATTGCAGGTAGGATTGTCTTTCATAAGAAGAAAATGGTCTTCAATATGGTTATTACTCTGTTACACACCCTTATAAAGAGTATGGGGGAATTCAGCCGTGAAGCCATCACGATAAGTAGTATTCCCATCATAAGATAGCATGTCTGTTTTCCTAGGGTCCGTGCAATCCTGggtccttgggacatccctaccacATTGAAATTTAAAAGGGGTAGCGGTTTAGGGTACGGACATCCCAAGGATTCCAGACAGCACAGACAGTTTTTTCCTGGGCCCTCTTGTCCAGTAACGTTGCTCCTATGTGCTGGTTGGCCGCCCTTGGTTCAGGGCTAGGTCCTCTCGTCAAATACCATGACTCCTGGTTGTCTCAGACCGCCTGTCTGTCACACGACCCCTCTCTGGTCCTCGTGGGAGCGCTGGTGGAAGACAAAGGAGATGGCAGCGTCCCAGGAGGCCTGCAGTATGGGGTCTCTCAGGCCCCTCTTGTCAGAGCAGTGTTGCCACTGGGACAGGTCACAGGTACAATCAGAGTCCTCAGGAGGGGGCCGCACCTGTCGCCCATTCACACAGCGCCGACAGCGGAACCTGGCAGGGGCACAGGAGACAGAATAGCTGACATTAGTGAACTCTTCCAAAGAGGGAGGATGTAACGACATCCAAGAATTGACCGCAACCATCTTTAAATTACTGCCAATGGGCTGCTGCGAACTGTATTTGTAccggtcgtgtgtgtgtgtgtacctgtcatgCGTGTCACTGGTGGTCTCCTCATTGAGATGAAAGAGTTCTCGTAGCTCCCCCAGAGAGAAGTGTCTCTCCACATCCTGCTCTTCGTCCACCACACAGCTGCTCAGAGCCTTCTTATGGGCCTGCCTCTGAAGGATCTTCTCCTCAATTGTCCCTGTCTGCAggaacacacattcacacagagcAACTGTCAGTCATACACATTCCTCGGGAATGGAGCATGGTGGTATTTGCAATTGAACTATCAAAATGGTGTTTTAAGTCAAAACACCATTTTGATAGTTCAATTGCAAATACCACCATGCTCCATTCCCGAGGCgagtctcccctccctccccaagcACTTGGAAAAGCGATATAAATCAAATGAATGAATTGACACCACTTTTCAGTATGATCCTCTAGTCATTCTCTGTTCTACTCACTGAAAGCAGTCTGTAGATGTAGCAGGTCTTTTTCTGTCCGTCTCTCCAGACTCGAGCCATGGCCTGCTCGTCATTGGCTGGGTTCCAGTCAGGGTCAAACATCACCAGGCGATTAGCACCAATCAGATTCAGGCCACACCCCCCAGCTTTGCTGCTCAGCATAAATATGAACTCTGGGCTCTGAGTGAGAGAGATGTCATGTAAATACTTGTGATCAAACAAACACTTATAGCAAGATGCCATTTACAACATGTTCACTACCTACAGATGGGCTGTTGAACCTCTCCACTATCTTTGCTCTCTTCTTGATGGACATTGTGCCATCAAGCCGAACGTAGAGGTATCTGATCAAAAGAAGAAAGTGGTTTCTTTCCATTCTCAAAGTTCATTTTCAAGAATAACTGAAAACAATGGATGTGACAGCTCCTGTGTTAGTTCCTTTCTTACCTTCGAGTTCGACAGAGCTTCTCAAAGAggtccagtgtttgtgtgtagttggaGACCAACACCACTTTGTCACTGGTGGTGCTTCTGGTCATGGCCAGGATATAGTCCAGAACCAGCATTTTACCTGGAGGAAAGATCAACGTCATTATAGATCCCATATTAACAATGGAGTGATTATAATTCATTATAAAATcaggtggttcaagccctgaatgctgattggctgaaagctgtggtgtatcagactgtataccattggtatgacactttttttgtttgtaaccagtttataatagcaataagccaCCTCTGGGGTATGTTTTATATGGCCAATGTACCATGGCTAAGGGTTGTGTCCAAGCACTCCGCGTTacattgtgcataagaacagcccttagctgtggaatattagccatataccacactcctcaggccttattgcttatttATAAGGGGATAATGTAATGAATTATATCTGCGAGTTCTAAAAGTGTTACCTGTCCCTAATCCTTCCAAAATGGAAATATGGTGTTCTTACCAGAAAGCTGTGGCTCCACAGCCTTGGTGGAGTATCCTGTAGGGAAGAGATTCAGGGCCCCATCGAAGCCCTCATCTCGCTCCACACACTTATCATAGATGAGAGCCGGGTCTGGGAGGCAAAGGAGAAATAAGTCACAATACAACAGACCAACAAACACTGACGCAAAACCAAACAGCTAACAAATggatatccacacacacacaacaacaaaaacaagttGTGTCAGGACAGAAATGTACATGGGAGGACTTCACTAATAATACAATAAAGACAATACATATAAGAAAGCACCAGTTGATTTGTCGTTTGGACACTTACGGTTACAGAGCTTCTTGAGAGAGGtgatggaggacagagaggagacactgATCTTGCCCTGCTGCTGCAGTGTCTGTAAGGGCTTAGCCTGCCTCAGGAACAGTTTATACAGCTCTGACTGGAGGGGGGTCAGCCTGAAGAGAACACGCAAATATTAAGCTGTGAACAATACAGGCTTTTAAATCTTTCCACTAAATGAGAGTGCCTTGATTACTTCTGGAAGTTTGGTTGCACAAAGACTTTTTTGGTATTGGTTTACTATCCAACATCAACTTATTTTTATAGTATACATTTGCAATTAGTTGAACCACGACACCATTATTTGTGACACtaaacacacctgttaattaccaTCAGAAATACCATTATCAGTGGTCAGTTGCAATCAATACATATAATAAAATCTTAAAATGTAAAAATACATGAAAATGGAAGAGTGACCTGCAACAGACGACCTGCTCGATCTTAACAGGAAGATACTTTGAGAGGATGTCTGAGGTTCTCCGAATCAAGCATCTAAAACCACCAAGGAGAGAAAAATATTAAGTATAGGGctgtgacgataccagtatcaCAGAAGTTTTTCCATGGTaaaaatgaaaacacgaagcagaccaaactctCTGGCCCTTTAAAAACCTACTGTATGTCAAATATAGTGTGCTatagaaaataaatcaaatgagagtctggatgacaacataaggATTTTGGTTTTCCTAAAGTTTCATGTTTTgcttccttgccacgatactaacgagtatcACGAACTGGTATTGTCCCGGACATATTAAGTAGTTATGTTTTGCCTGACTAAAGCGACCGACTTGCTCACTGTGTACCATGTGGTTCTGCGCTTCAGCCAAGCTAAGATATATTAGGCAGATAGTCTGAAAATACACATGACCATAAAGATGTCCATTGTGTTGTAGGTAAACTATTAAGTCTTCAGCAAAGTGTGAGGTTTACCCATTGACAATGCTGATCAGCTCCTTGAGTTTCTCCTCTCCAGACTGCCTGTCTTTGTCGCTGGCGTCTGCATCACGACCCTTCAGGATGGGGAGCTCAAAACGCTTCTTAAACTCCTGGGCTGTTCCTGAGAAGGGAAAGAAAAACCACAGGAGGACAGTTAGAAGGCAGAGAAGGGGAGATCTAACCGACCTCATTTAACATGTCTCTCCGTCTATTCAGAAAAGCATATATACCTTAGAAATTTTCACATCAACTTTTTATAGAATTTTGTCCATTTGCCTCCATGTAGTGTCAGCTTACCCAGGATGCCAGCGTTGACAAAGTGCACCAGACTGAAGTATTCCAGCAGGTCATTCTGAATGGGAGTGCCTGAGATAAGCACCCTCCTCTGGGCACTCATAGCATTCAGAGCCTGGTACGTCTGGTTGTCCGAGTTCTTCAGCCGATGACCCTACAGGGTGCACAAGGAACAAGGTGCTATTGGCATAACCACGTTAAATCAAATCTGGAAATGAACACAATATATTACAACTATTACTACTTGTATATGGTCCATTTGAGGATAACATCAATCCAAAACCTAAGCAGAAGCCTAAGAACCAGGACATGTGTTCATAAAAcatagagta harbors:
- the rad54l gene encoding DNA repair and recombination protein RAD54-like; amino-acid sequence: MRRSLAPSQVAKRKHGGDSSEDEDWNPEEDTKIRKGGNESRESYISPFRKPLSQLTNQPVCVDSNAHEALIRSILSKPFKIPIPNYTGSLGIRALGLKRAGVRKSLHDPFENGALVLYEPPVLSAHELIKAEKDKLPVHVVVDPVLGKVLRPHQREGVKFLWDCVTGRRIADSYGCIMADEMGLGKTLQCIALMWTLLRQSPDAKPEIDKAIVVSPSSLVRNWYNEVGKWLGGRITPVAIDGGSKEEIDKKLVNFMTQHGLRVPTPILIISYETFRLHAEVLHKGKVGLIICDEGHRLKNSDNQTYQALNAMSAQRRVLISGTPIQNDLLEYFSLVHFVNAGILGTAQEFKKRFELPILKGRDADASDKDRQSGEEKLKELISIVNGCLIRRTSDILSKYLPVKIEQVVCCRLTPLQSELYKLFLRQAKPLQTLQQQGKISVSSLSSITSLKKLCNHPALIYDKCVERDEGFDGALNLFPTGYSTKAVEPQLSGKMLVLDYILAMTRSTTSDKVVLVSNYTQTLDLFEKLCRTRRYLYVRLDGTMSIKKRAKIVERFNSPSSPEFIFMLSSKAGGCGLNLIGANRLVMFDPDWNPANDEQAMARVWRDGQKKTCYIYRLLSTGTIEEKILQRQAHKKALSSCVVDEEQDVERHFSLGELRELFHLNEETTSDTHDRFRCRRCVNGRQVRPPPEDSDCTCDLSQWQHCSDKRGLRDPILQASWDAAISFVFHQRSHEDQRGVV